GAGAAATTTAATGAACTTGGTAGACCTGTTCTTTTAGGAACTTCAAGAAAGTCATTTATAGGTAAGATATTAAATAATATCTCCCCAGAGTACCGACTTGAGGGCTCTCTTGCCTCTGCAGTAGTAGGATATATTAAAGGTGTAAAGATATTCAGGGTCCATGATGTAAAAGAAACCAGACGAGCCCTTGAAGTTGTTGATGCTATAGAAAGAGGATAAAAAGATGAGGATATTGTGCCTGGATGTAGGTGAGAAACGGGTAGGAGTTGCGATAAGTGATGAGACAAAAACACTTGCGAGAGGGCTTGGTAGAATTGAACGTGGTGAAAAAGAAGTGGAAAGGATAAAGGAACTTATAATAAAGTATGAAATTGAAAGTATTGTATATGGACTTCCACTAAGGATGGATGGTTCTATAAGCAGTCAAACAGAAAGAACCATTGCCTTTATAGAAAAACTTAAAAAAGAAATTGAAATCCCTTTCATTCCCTTTGATGAGAGATTAAGCACACAGCAGGCAGAAACAATTCTCATTGAGGCGGACTTAAGCAGGAGGAAAAGAAAAAAATTCATAGATAAACTATCCGCACAGATAATACTTCAGAATTACCTTGATTCGTTGAAAAAAGATGTAATGGAAGAGATGTAGTAATTACTTATCTTCTGTCCATGTAGAAGCAACATTTTCGGCTACTTTTTTTGCTACATTCTTATCCAGTGCAGAAGGGATTATATATTCAGGAGAGAGTTTATTCTCAGGGATATAGTTAGCAATGGCATGACTTGCTGATATTTTCATCTTCTCCGTAATCTTTTTTGCTCTTACATCAAATACACCTCTAAAAATACCAGGAAAAGCGAGAAGATTGTTTATCTGGTTTTCCATATCACTTCTTCCTGTTCCCACAATAAATGCTCCTGCCTTTTTTGCTTTTTCAGGCATAATCTCAGGAACAGGGTTAGACATAGCAAAAACAATAGCCCCTTTATTCATTATTCTTATCATATCCTCACTTACTGTATCAGGTCCTGAAACACCAATAAAAACATCTGCATCTTTCATCGCATCAGCGAGTGTTCCTAACTTTGATGGTAGAAGATATCTTATTATCTCTTCCTTTGCAAAGTTCATATTTTCTTTTCTATCCTTACATATGATACCGCTTCTATCACACAACAACATCTTTCTCGCGCCAGCATAATAAAGGAATTTCACTATAGCTATTCCTGCTGCACCGGCACCGTTTATCACAATTTTTATATCTTCCATCTTTTTATTGACAAGTTTAAGGGCATTGATAAGAGCAGCAAGTACAACTACAGCGGTACCATGCTGGTCATCGTGAAAAACAGGAATAGGAAGTGTTTCTATAAGCCGTTTTTCTATTTCAAAACATCGGGGGGCAGAAATGTCCTCAAGATTTATACCTCCAAAGGTAGGAGATATTAATGTAACTGTATTTACTATCTCATCTGTATCCTGACTGGATATACATACAGGAATAGCATCAACCTCACCAAACTCCTTAAAAAGTATTGCCTTACCTTCCATGACAGGTAGCGCTGCCTCTGCACCTATATTACCAAGTCCCAATACCGCACTACCGTCAGTAACCACAGCGACAGTATTCCATTTTGAGGTATATTCATAAACGAGTGACTTGTCTTTATTTATCTCCCTGCATGGCTCTGCAACTCCCGGAGTATATGCAAGGGAAAGGTCTTTCTTGTCTTTCAATGGGACTTTTGATTTTATCTCTATCTTCCCTTTTGCTCTTTTATGTAGTTTGAGTGAATCAGAATATACATCTGTCATTTTACTCGTCCTTTTATTCTACACCGTTCCCCTCTCCCCAAAAAGGAGAGAGGGGAAAGTATATCCGTTACTTAAAAATTGTTGTATGCAGAATAAACGAAGCAAATACAATTGCCACTATGGACATAAGTTTTATAAGGATATTCAGTGAAGGACCTGCTGTATCCTTGAATGGGTCACCTACTGTATCACCTGTAACAGCTGCCTTATGTGCATCTGTTCCTTTACCTCCAAAATTTCCTTTCTCTATATATTTCTTTGCATTATCCCATGATGCTCCTGCATTTGCCATCATAACCGCGAGGACAAATCCACCTGCCATTGCTCCCACCAGTAAACCCATCAATGCTTCAGTACCCAGTAAAAGACCCACTACTACTGGAAGTATTATAGTAATAATTGCTGGCTTAAGCATCTCCTTCTGTGCTGATTTTGTACAGATATCTACTGCCCTCGCATAGTCAGGTTTCACCTTACCATCCATAAGTCCTGCTATCTCTCTGAATTGTCTCCTTACCTCCTCTACGATATCCTGTGCTGTCCTGCCCACTGCCTTTAATGCCATAGAAGAGAAAGACATAGGATACATTACCCCAATGAAAATACCAGAAAGAAGACGAACATTCATTACAGAAAGGTCCATATTACCACCGAGCATAACAATCTGTTCCTTAAAAGCAGCAATAAGCGCAAGTGTGGTAAGCGCAGCAGAACCGATAGCAAAACCCTTACCTGTTGCTGCAGTAGTATTTCCGAGTGCATCAAGTTCATCTGTCCTCTGTCTAACAAAAGGTGGCTGGTGAGACATCTCTGCATTACCTCCTGCATTATCTGCTACTGGACCGTATGAATCAGTTGCAAGCGTTATACCCAGTGTACTTAAAAGTCCTACTCCCGCAAGTCCTATTCCATAAAGTCCCATTGTAGGTTGATAAAGTCCGCCAGCGAACATATAGGCACCTATAGTAGCAAGAACAATTACTAATATCGGAACAGAAGTTGAATACATACCATTAGCAATTCCCTCTATCATAACAGTAGCATGCCCTGTAAGTGATGCCTTTGCTACATCTCTCGTTGGTTGATAACTATCTGATGTATAGTACTCAGAGAAAAAACCAATAAGCAGTCCTGCTATAACACCACATATAACAGAACCATATATTCCTTTATATTCAGGGCCAAGTATCATAGTAATTGCAAAATAAGAAGTAATTATTACAATTCCTGCCGCAATGTATATCCCCTTCCTTAATGCCATCAACAGACCTGCCTGTGTTGCATCCTCTTTAACACTAACAAAGAAAGAGCCAATAATGGAAGCAAATATACCGAGTGCTGCTATAGCGAGAGGAAGAGAGATTCCATAATATCCTAATCCAGCAGAGACCGAAAGTGCCATTGTAGCAAGTATTGAACCCACATATGACTCATAAAGGTCTGCTCCCATTCCTGCTATATCTCCAACATTATCTCCAACATTATCAGCAATAACGGCAGGATTTCTCGGGTCATCTTCTGGAATTCCAACTTCAACCTTACCTATTAAATCAGCACCAACATCCGCTCCTTTCGTATATATACCCCCTCCTACCCTGGCAAAAAGTGCTTGTGCACTTGCACCCATTCCAAAACATACCATTGTAGCGGCAATATAGTTAAGGTCTGGATGTAACCATCTTACAATACTATATCCCACACTGATAAAAAACAGGGCAAGCCCTACTACAATCAAACCCATAACAAGCCCTGAGGAAAACGCTAATCTTAGTGCTTCATTAAGTGAATTTTTTGCTGCATTAGTTGTTCTGGCTGATGAATTTGTTGCAATAGTCATTCCTATATAACCACTTAAAGCAGAGAAAAAACCACCTGCCAGAAAAGCAAATGGGACAAAGATATTAGTGTATCCAAATCCTGTAAGAACAAGAAGGATTACAAAAACGATACTAAAAAATATCCCTACCCCTTTATACTGCCTTATAAGATATGCCCTCGCTCCTATTCTTATTGCCTGGGCAATCTCTATCATTTCAGGTGTTCCCTCTGACTTCTTCATAATGCTTTTTACAAGAATACCTGTGAAAGCAATCGCTACGAGTGAACTAATCAAAGCAAAAACCTGCATTCCTATTCCTTCCATTTCCTTTTCCTCCTTTCAAGAAACATTATATAGAGACATTGCCTTTTCAATTCCACTTCTAACAATCTCCTCTATTGCTAATACTGCTTTTTCAAGTGATTGCTCAATCAATGGTTTCTCTTCCTGTAGAAAAGGAGATAGCACATAATCAACATACGACACATCTAAATTCTCCTTCCCTATTCCTATTCTAACACGGATAAAATCCCTGCTTCCTAACTCATTTACAACGGAAAGTACGCCTTTATGACCGCCAGGTCCCTTTCCAGTGGTTATCTTTATCTTCCCTAACTGAACATCAAGTTCATCATGTATTATTATATAGTCCTTCATTTCTCCATTAAATCTTTCAAAGACCTTTTTCACTGCTATCCCACTTTCATTCATAAATGTCTTTGGTTTTATAAGGATAACAGGAACTGATATTATACTGCTTTCCCATCCTCTATAATAATGTGTTTTAATAACTTTTGAAGGATAATACTTTTTTCTCAATAAGTCAATAACTTTAAATCCAATGTTATGTCTTGTATTCCCGTATCCAATTTTTGCATTACCAAGTCCAATTATTATCTTCACTCTTTCTCTGCTTTTTCTCTCGCTTCTTTCTCTCTTCTTCTCTCTTCTGCTTCCTTCTGTGTAATTACTTCTGGCTCTGTAGGCACTTCAGAGACAACTGCTTCAGCACCTTCTTCCACCTCTATCTTTTCTGCTTTTGGTGCAAGAACTGTAACCACAACCTTTTCAGGGTCATCAACTAAAGAAACACCTTCAGGTAAAACAATATCTTTAACTAAAATAGCATGCCCTATATCAAGGTTTGATACATCAACCTCTATTAATGCAGGAATCCTATCAGGTAGTGCCTGAACCTGCAATTCTCTCAATTCCTGTTCAAGAATACCTCCTTTTTCTATCCCCGGAGATTCTCCAACAAGATGCACAGGAATTCCCATTCTTACTGAATGGTCCATACTAATCCTGTAAAAATCAAGATGCAGAATATCTCCACGTATCGGGTCTGTCTGGATATCCTTAAGTATGGTCTTCACTGTCTCCTTTTTCTTCCCTTTCTTAATCACGATATCAGCCATTACATTATGTGACTCCAGTTTCCTTATAATATCCTCTGCACTCTTTTTTTCAACTTTAAGGGGTATCGGTTCATAACCAGGTCCATAAAGAACCGCTGGTATAAAACCACCTGCTCTAAGTTTTCTCGCAACTCCCTTTCCTATTCCCTCTCTCTCTTCTGCTGTAAATTGTATCTTGTCCATAAAAAGTCCTCCCTCTTTTTTATGCTTATTCTATTGATTTTAAGATTTTATAATTTTATCATATCAGAAAAAAATATCAAAAAAGTAGATAGGGGATTCTATAAAGGTAAAAAATCTTATAGTTTTACTTCAAGTCCTGTAATAGCAATAAGGACTGGTGAAAATGTGTAGGTGTTTTCTGAACAGAATTCTATACTCTTTATTATTTATAGGGTCCCATATTTGTCCCATTTTAGGAAAGTTAGATTTATATTACTCAGATGGAAAAAATCTCATAGTTCTGTGATATATAACTTTTCTTTTTTACACACTTTCTAAATGAATGTGGTATAATATATACCCAAATGAGAAAAGTTATACCCCATATAAAAAAAACTTATATTGTTTTCAGAATTAAACCTGTAGAGATCGGGTTTACACCAGAAAAAATATGGTGTCCCAGTCCATCCAACGACCATCGGACAGAACCGTATGATATACCCTGTAAGATAGTAATTGGAAATAGAATAACCTCACAAACAGGTGCTAAATTTACTCCATTACCTTTTTCAGTAGCACTAATAGGTAAGGATAAAAAAGTACTTTTATATATTAAAGCGAAAAAAGGTTGGCACCTCTGGAACTTTGTAGAATTTAAAGCAACCTCTTCATCAATAGAAGTATCTGTAGACCTTGAAGGACATACCAATCCAGCAAAAGCATTAAAAAATATCTCTCTCTTTATCTCTCCAGAATGTAATGGAGAAAACCCAATGCAGATGTTGTCAAAAGCAACAGAAATTTTATATCCACAGGTGGTAAAAAATAAAAGAAATATCCCTGATTGGTGGTTAATGCCTATCTACTGTGGCTGGGGAGACCAGGTAGCAACCTCTCTGTTTATGGAAGGACCCGGACCAGAAACACGGGCACTGGCTTATTGTACACAAGGACTTTATGAAAAATGGATATCAAAACTTGAAGAAGCAGGGATTCCCATCGGAATTGTTATTATTGATGCGGGATGGTCACCTGCAGGGACACTGGAGCCCTATAAAAATCAATGGCCTGACCTGAGGGGTTTTATAGAAAGGCAACATAAAAAAAACAGAAAAGTACTTTTATGGTTTGCTACCTTTCTCTATGAAGGACTTCCGGATAAATGGTGTATATTTGCAGGGAAGACAAAATTGGTTGCAGACCCTACAAATCAGGAATACAGACACTTTCTTAAAAAACAGATATTCCGGCTTATATCTTCTGATAAAGGGTGTTTTGATGCAGACGGTTTTAAAATAGACCAGCTTTCTTATGTGCCTTCTGAAAGAAGTTTAAGGAGTGGTGAACAATGTGGTAGGACTTATCTACTTAAAAAATTTAAAGGAGACCTTAAAATAAAAGGAAAGGGATGGGGATGTGAACTTTTATATCAACTTCAGAAAGATATATATACTACTGCTAAAAAAGCAAAACCAGATGCTTTAATTAACAGCAGTACAGTACACCCTTATTTTTATGACACTTTTGATATGGTCCGACTTCATGATACAGGAACCCTTCCTGAAGGAACTGTTTTAGAAGCAATGAAAGCGCGTGCAGACCTCGCAAGAGCAGTATTACCTTATCATCCTGTTGATACTGATAATTGGGTTTATGGGAACTATGAAAAGTGGCTGGAGTATACAATGAACAGTTATAAGATAGGTATCCCCTGTATATTCTATTCAGAAAGATTTGTTTTATCCTTCACAAAAAATCCTACTACCTGTGAAATACCTGAAATAGACCTGAAGAAAATAGTATCTATATGGGAAAGATATATAGATAATCTTAAAAAAATGAAGTAAAATTATAACAGGAGAAAAATGTGAAAACATCTATTGAGAATAAGCTGAAAAAGATTGTATCTATACTGGAAGACAAAAAAGCAGAAGATATAAAAGTCCTTTTTGTAGGGAAGCAGACCTGGATTACTGACTATTTTGTAATTGCATCTGGAAACTCTCCTGTACACACGAAAACACTTGCAGAGGCACTCCTGTATGGAATAGAAGAACACCCTATCTCTATAGACGGACTAAAAAGAGGCAGGTGGGTGCTCATTGACTATGGTGAGGTAATTATCCATATATTTCTACCTGAAGCAAGGTTATATTACAAACTTGAGAGGTTATGGGCAGAAGTTTAATAGCATTAATTTATATTCTGTTTTTCTATCAGTTTATTGAGTGCATCAGCGAGTGATTTGAAAAAATCCTTTTTCCTCAATCTTATGGGCTCAACCTTTTTACCTTCAGCTATCTCTCTAATAGTTCTTTCAATCCTGAAGATAGGACCTGCTATCCTGTGGAGATAAAAGATACCAAAAACAAAGGCAAATAAGAGAATCACAACCAGCATTAAACCAACACGACTAAGTATTAAAAAATTGATACTCTTTACCAGTTCATATGCATTAGCCATCCCACCCTGTGCATCAAGTTCATTCAGTATAGTATTGAAAGTAAGATAGTATGTCCCCACTCCAGCAATAATAATACCTATAAGTAGAAGATATATTATAATACCGGAATATATAAACTGAAGTGGCTTATTTATCAAGTATTTCCTTCTTCTAATTTTCATTTTTCACCTCACTGAAAGTTAGGATACTTTTCAGAATGCCAGACAATATCCTCGTCTACTCCTTTCCCCCCTTCTTTTCTATCTCTTCCATAACTACCTAATAAAAAATACTCTTTGGTTGGAAAATATCCATAAATATATACGAGGAAATAACTCGTTGGTTGACTTGCAAGCCATGCCTCCATATAGTTAGTTCCATCTTTAATATTAACCTGTCTTTCATATATCTGAGGATGGGGAGGTTTGGCACAAAAATCTTTATGAGAAAAAATTGTAGTGCCATTGACACAGACATATGCTGAAGCAACACCATAATTTTCAATTTTCATAGTTGCTGTCTGTGATGTTGCTTCAAAATTAAAATAATATGAAAATGGTTTACCTGTTCCCCTAATAAAAGGTGGAGAACCAAAAACATTTGTCAAAGGTATTTTATAAAAATATGGTGTCTTCCATGGATCAATCGGTATGGACACGCTATAAGGTCCATGCCAGCCCTTTTCCATCCCTGAAGGTGGAGATTTAGATAGTATATCAGAAAGAACTACAGGATATAAACCAGTATCATCTTTTATTGTCTGAAGTATCTGAGCAAGTTGTGCAATCTGTGTCTTTGCACTTACAACCCTTGCTTTATGGAGAATTAGTGAAACCATCTTTAACGATATTGCAGCTACTATTATAACTATGGTAACCGCTATAATCAGTTCGGTAAGAGTAAATCCTTTCTTCATTACTTTTCCTCTATTTATTTTACCTTTTATAATGTAGTATTGTCAATTTAAACAAATATGATGTATAATTTTTCCTATGGGAAAAATAAATAGAAATATATTCAGAGAATATGACATAAGAGGAATTTATGAGAAAGACCTAAAAGGAGATATTCCATATCTTTTAGGAAGAGGATTTGGAACCATTGTAATGAAAAATGGTAAAAGAAATATATGTGTTGCAGGTGATAATAGAATTACTACGCCTGGACTAAAAGAAAGGTTGGTTTCAGGACTGCTTGACTCTGGATGTGATGTAACAGATACAGGAATAGTACCTACCCCTGTTTTATACTTTGCTGTTCATAATTATCAATTTGACGCAGGAGTTATGGTTACTGCAAGTCATAATCCACCTGAATTTAATGGCTTCAAGATGGTTATAGGAAATAAAAGTTTATATGGTCAGGAAATACAGGAAGTCGCAGATATTATTGAAAAAAATGATTTCACAGGTGGTAAGGGACAATATAACCTGAAGGATGCGACAGATGATTATATAAAATTTATGGTAAAAAATTTCCATTTCAACAGGAAGTTAAAAATAGCAGTTGATACTGGTAATGGAACAGCAGGTCCTCTAATCGTCAAACTCTTTAAGAAATTAGATATTGATATACTACCACTTTATACTGATAGCGACCCTACTTTCCCACACCATCTTCCTGACCCTTTAGTTCCTGAAAATCTACAGGACCTGATAAAAACAGTAAAAGAGAATAATATTGATGCTGGTTTTGGATATGATGGAGATGGAGACCGTCTCGGTGTTGTAGATGAGAAAGGCAATATACTCTGGGGAGACCAGTTGCTAATCATATATGCAAGAGATATATTAAAACGTTTACCAGGTTCTAAAATTATATTTGATGTAAAATGCAGTAAAACGCTGGAAGAAGAAATAATAAAAGCAGGTGGTATCCCCTTGATGTGGAAAACAGGACATTCTCTCATAGAGAACAAGATGCATATAGAAAAAGCACCTCTTGCAGGAGAACTTTCAGGACATTTATATTTTGCAGATGAGTATTTTGGATATGATGATGCTATATATTCTTCGCTACGATTACTTAAAATAATGGATGAGACAGGCAAAAATCCCTCTGAATTACTTGCAGGAATTAAAAAATACCATTCAACACCTGAGATACGAATTACAGTCCCTGATGAGAAAAAATTTGCTGTTGTTGAAAAACTTAAGACATTCTTCTCCTCTCAGGGATATAAAATTTCCGATATAGATGGTGTAAAGGTCTTCCTTTCTGATGGATGGGCACTTGTAAGGGCTTCAAATACACAGCCAGCACTTGTTATCCGTGTGGAAGCGGAAACATATGAAGCGCTGGAAAATATTAAAGAGAACTTTCTGAAAGTTATCAGAAGTTCTATATAAAAAATAAAAACGTGATAAAAAAAGGAGGTGAGCCCTTATGAAGTGTCCTTTACGTCTCAGACCTCAAAAAAGACCATTAGGAGAAGCAACCTTTGGTGTTCCTGAATTCATTGAGGACTTTGATTTATGCCTTGAGGAAAATTGTGCGTGGTGGGACATGGATAAAAAGTGCTGTGCTGTTATACATCTATGTGCTATAAAAGAGAACCTGACTGTTTTGGCTGAAGATAAAAAACAATAAATCTGGAGGTAATTATGAAAAATATACTTATATCTGTCCTTATGGTATTTTTACTTCTATCCTGTTCAAAAGCAGAAATAATAAAAGCACCGGATTTTACACTGAAGGATATTAATGGAAAATCAGTAAAACTCTCTGATTATAAAAACAAGGTTATAATACTTAACTTCTGGGCAACGTGGTGTCCACCATGTATAGGAGAAATACCTGACTTTGTTAAATTTTACAGTGTCTATAAAAGCAAAGGAGTTGAGATAATCGGAATTGCAGTATCTTCAACTGTAGATGATGTAAAAAGTATGATAAAAGAGAAAAATATAAATTACACAGTATGTCTATCTGATAGAGATATTGAAACACTCTACGGAGGAATAAGGGCTGTTCCTACAACCTTTATTATAAATAAACAGGGTAATATCTATAAGAAAAAAATTGGTGCTATATCAGAAAAAGAACTGGAAGAAATAGTAAAAAACCTTCTATGAAAAGAGATGAAATTATAAAGATTCTAATTGATAAAGAAGGGTTGAAGAGTGACCAGATTGAAATGGTTGTCAATGAAAAAGAAAAAACAGGATCTCCCTTTGGCTATCTTCTTGTGAAGTTTGGACTCATAACAGCAGACCAGTGGTATAACTTCGTCCTGAAAGAACTCAAAATAGTCCCTCTTAATATATCAGGGATGGAGATTGACAAAGAGGTGCTTACATCCCTTCCGGAATTTACCTGTAAGAAATATAGAACCATCCCTGTTTATAAAGGAGGAAGAAAACTTATATGCGGTATGGTTGACCCTTCAGATGAAGATGTAATAGAAGAATTAAAAAAGATCTCTTCTATGGAGGTAGAACCACGTCTGGTCAGAGATGCAGATGTGAAAGTTGCCCTTGAAAAATATCTAACACAGGGAAGTTTAAAGGTAATATCCCCTGTTGAAAAGATTGAGTCAGCGGGGAAGGTCTTCAAACCATCAGGTATTACGGAAATCAGTGAAGCATCTGCAGTAGAAGCAGTAGAGGATATGATAAAAAAAGCAACTGAATTGAAGGCAACCGATATTCATATAGAGATTGAGGAAGAGGGAGTAAAGCTTAGGTATAGAATCAATGGGTTACTTTATGAGTTTCCTCCACCACCACTTGAACTTTATCCTGCTATTGTCTCTCATATAAAAGTACTTTCATCTCTTGATATAGCAGAGAAAAGAATTCCTCAGGATGGTTACTTCAAAATGAAACTTTCAGGGATAGATGTAGACCTGAGGATATCAACCTTTCCTACAATCTTTGGAGAAATGGTTGCTATGAGGGTATTGAACAAAAAGAATATTGTTTCAGGACTTGAACAACTTGGTTTTCTACCGCAGACACTACATAGCTGGAGAACACTTCTTGAGGAGCCATATGGACTTTTACTTGTTACAGGACCTACAGGAAGTGGAAAAACAACAACATTATATTCTTCTCTGAATGAACTGGACAGTATCCATAAAAAAATAATTACTGTGGAAGACCCTGTTGAGTATCACATCCAGAATGTTGACCAGACACAGATTAATCCAAAGGCAGGACTTACATTTGCTACTGCATTGCGCTCTATTTTGAGACAGGACCCTGATATAGTGATGATAGGAGAAATAAGAGACAGAGAAACAGCAGAAATTGCTCTGCGTGCTGCACAAACAGGACAACTTGTATTCTCAACACTTCACACAAACACTGCTCCTGCTGCCCCTGTACGGCTGATAGATATGGGTATTGAACCATATCTTATTTCATCTTCACTTATAGGAGTACTAAACCAACGTCTGGTAAGGAGTATATGCCACAACTGTAAAGAGAGATATAAACCATTAAAAGAGGAATTGATACAGATAGGAATTCCTCAGGAGAATGCAGAATACCTTTTCAGGGGAAAAGGATGTCATCTATGTAATGGAACCGGATTTGGAGGGAGAACAGGTATATTTGAACTTATGGTTATGAATGAGGAACTAAGAAGAGAAATAATGATAAACCCAGAGGTATCAAGAATAACTGAAATTGCAAGAAAGTCAGGTATGAAATCACTCCGTGAAGATGGAATAATAAAAGTACTTGATGGGGTAACCACTATCTCAGAGGTCCTTTATTCCACTAAGAAATAAATGTATAAATAAAGTATTTGCAGAAAAGTAAAGTTGATAGTAAATTACAAAATACGTGAAAGGAGTTTTGCTATGGAGATTATTAATCCTTTTGAAGGTAAAGGGAATTGGTATAAAGGTAACCTGCATACACATACAAATATCTCTGACGGGAAATATACAGCAGAAGAAATATGTGAACTTTACAGTAAAAAGGGTTATCAATTCATTGCAATTACAGACCACAACATAATAAGCAAAGAAATACAACATAAAAATATGCTTGTAATGAGAGGGGTAGAATTACATCCCGAAGGATTTCATATCGTAGGCATAGAAGTGAAAAATGGATTCGCTTCGGAAGAAACCACAATACAGAAGGTTATAGATATGTTGAAAGAAAATTCATCATTGGTAATTATTGCACATCCCTACTGGAGTGGAAAGACATCTTCAGACCTTTTACAACTGAATGGATATACAGGGATTGAGGTATATAACAATGTCTGTCACCATCTTATAGGGAAAGGATATTCCAGTATACATCTTGATGAAGTTTTACAGACAGGAAAAAAGATATTCGGTTTTGCTGTTGATGATAGTCATTCGGAGGAACATATCGGTAGCGGTTTTATAATGGTACGGAGTAGCAGATGTGATAAAGAAGATATCGCTCTTTCCATCAAAAAAGGGCATTTTTATTCTTCCACAGGTGTTTCGATAAAGAATATCTCATTGGAAGATAACATTATCTCTGTAGAATGTGACCCTGCTGAATATATTGACTTTATAGGATATAACTCACTTGGAAAGAGATTCTCTGGAAAAGATATTAGATATGCAGAGTATCAAATTAAAGGGAATGAAATATATATCAGAATAGAAATAACTGATAGATATGGAAAAAAAGCATGGACTAATCCTGTTGTTTTTCTGTAAATGCCTTTTTCCATACTTTAAGCAACGATCCCCCAAGTAATCTTACCACTATCTCTGACGGGATTGTTAATAACTCCCTGTCAGGTATCTCCGGAGAGACAGGTCCATCATAACCAACATCTGCAAGTGTATTAAGAAATACAGGAATATTAATAATACCTGTTTCCCCTGGCATATATCTTCCTTTCTTTTCAGATGATATGTCCCCAACCAACACATATACTATATCTTCTTTTGAGACCTTTTTTAATTCTCCAAT
The window above is part of the bacterium genome. Proteins encoded here:
- the ruvX gene encoding Holliday junction resolvase RuvX — encoded protein: MRILCLDVGEKRVGVAISDETKTLARGLGRIERGEKEVERIKELIIKYEIESIVYGLPLRMDGSISSQTERTIAFIEKLKKEIEIPFIPFDERLSTQQAETILIEADLSRRKRKKFIDKLSAQIILQNYLDSLKKDVMEEM
- a CDS encoding NADP-dependent malic enzyme, which encodes MTDVYSDSLKLHKRAKGKIEIKSKVPLKDKKDLSLAYTPGVAEPCREINKDKSLVYEYTSKWNTVAVVTDGSAVLGLGNIGAEAALPVMEGKAILFKEFGEVDAIPVCISSQDTDEIVNTVTLISPTFGGINLEDISAPRCFEIEKRLIETLPIPVFHDDQHGTAVVVLAALINALKLVNKKMEDIKIVINGAGAAGIAIVKFLYYAGARKMLLCDRSGIICKDRKENMNFAKEEIIRYLLPSKLGTLADAMKDADVFIGVSGPDTVSEDMIRIMNKGAIVFAMSNPVPEIMPEKAKKAGAFIVGTGRSDMENQINNLLAFPGIFRGVFDVRAKKITEKMKISASHAIANYIPENKLSPEYIIPSALDKNVAKKVAENVASTWTEDK
- a CDS encoding sodium-translocating pyrophosphatase, with amino-acid sequence MEGIGMQVFALISSLVAIAFTGILVKSIMKKSEGTPEMIEIAQAIRIGARAYLIRQYKGVGIFFSIVFVILLVLTGFGYTNIFVPFAFLAGGFFSALSGYIGMTIATNSSARTTNAAKNSLNEALRLAFSSGLVMGLIVVGLALFFISVGYSIVRWLHPDLNYIAATMVCFGMGASAQALFARVGGGIYTKGADVGADLIGKVEVGIPEDDPRNPAVIADNVGDNVGDIAGMGADLYESYVGSILATMALSVSAGLGYYGISLPLAIAALGIFASIIGSFFVSVKEDATQAGLLMALRKGIYIAAGIVIITSYFAITMILGPEYKGIYGSVICGVIAGLLIGFFSEYYTSDSYQPTRDVAKASLTGHATVMIEGIANGMYSTSVPILVIVLATIGAYMFAGGLYQPTMGLYGIGLAGVGLLSTLGITLATDSYGPVADNAGGNAEMSHQPPFVRQRTDELDALGNTTAATGKGFAIGSAALTTLALIAAFKEQIVMLGGNMDLSVMNVRLLSGIFIGVMYPMSFSSMALKAVGRTAQDIVEEVRRQFREIAGLMDGKVKPDYARAVDICTKSAQKEMLKPAIITIILPVVVGLLLGTEALMGLLVGAMAGGFVLAVMMANAGASWDNAKKYIEKGNFGGKGTDAHKAAVTGDTVGDPFKDTAGPSLNILIKLMSIVAIVFASFILHTTIFK
- the pth gene encoding aminoacyl-tRNA hydrolase, yielding MKIIIGLGNAKIGYGNTRHNIGFKVIDLLRKKYYPSKVIKTHYYRGWESSIISVPVILIKPKTFMNESGIAVKKVFERFNGEMKDYIIIHDELDVQLGKIKITTGKGPGGHKGVLSVVNELGSRDFIRVRIGIGKENLDVSYVDYVLSPFLQEEKPLIEQSLEKAVLAIEEIVRSGIEKAMSLYNVS
- a CDS encoding 50S ribosomal protein L25/general stress protein Ctc gives rise to the protein MDKIQFTAEEREGIGKGVARKLRAGGFIPAVLYGPGYEPIPLKVEKKSAEDIIRKLESHNVMADIVIKKGKKKETVKTILKDIQTDPIRGDILHLDFYRISMDHSVRMGIPVHLVGESPGIEKGGILEQELRELQVQALPDRIPALIEVDVSNLDIGHAILVKDIVLPEGVSLVDDPEKVVVTVLAPKAEKIEVEEGAEAVVSEVPTEPEVITQKEAEERRREKEAREKAEKE
- the rsfS gene encoding ribosome silencing factor, which gives rise to MKTSIENKLKKIVSILEDKKAEDIKVLFVGKQTWITDYFVIASGNSPVHTKTLAEALLYGIEEHPISIDGLKRGRWVLIDYGEVIIHIFLPEARLYYKLERLWAEV
- a CDS encoding methyl-accepting chemotaxis protein yields the protein MKIRRRKYLINKPLQFIYSGIIIYLLLIGIIIAGVGTYYLTFNTILNELDAQGGMANAYELVKSINFLILSRVGLMLVVILLFAFVFGIFYLHRIAGPIFRIERTIREIAEGKKVEPIRLRKKDFFKSLADALNKLIEKQNIN